aataATCAAGGTGGAAGAACCCAGAATAGGTTCAACAACAGACCATCATTCCCATATTCTCAACAACAGATGGAAGAACTCAGAATAGGTTCTAAGTAGAGCCTTTatgacttagcaaccatagtctATGAACTCTCTAAGACCACTCACAGTTTCATAACAGAAActaggtcctccatcagaaattttgAGGTACAAGTTGGTCAGCTAAGTAAGAGAATCCCTGAGACCCCTCCTAACAGTCTTCCTAGTAACACTGAAgtgaacccaagagaagagtgcaaggccatcactgTAGAAGATGAGGCCGAATCTGAATGGGATAatctggcattgaatgccagtaAGGAAGTCcttactgggcgttcaatgccccaAGAAGCACCAtcactggcgttgaacgccaataagGAAGGccttactgggcgttcaacacccactAACCAATTTCCTCTTGAAGAACTGAAGGCAACTAAGGCTCATGAGGATACTACAAAAGTTCCATTGAATGTCTTGTCGCAAATTATGGATTATAAGGATCACTCCTTCTTTAATGAGGAAGAGGAAACTAGGGAAGAGCAAGTTACTCAGTACCTAGGACTtctcatgaagctgaatgccaagttttTTGGCACAGGGCCATTGGAGGAAGAACCTCTAGTGCTCACCAAGGAACTCAATACCTTGGTTCAACAGAAACTACCTCAGAAGCTGCCGGATCTCGGACGCTTCCTgattccttgcaccataggcaccattaCCTTTGATAAgtctctgtgtgacctagggtcaagcataagcattatgccactctctgtaatggagaggTTGGAAATCTTttaggtacaagctgcaagaatctcactagagatagTAGACAAGTTAATAAAAAAGGCTTATGGTTtggtagaggatgtcttagtaaaggttgagaacctttacatccctgcagaTTTCATAATTTTGGATACTGGggaggaagaggatgaatccatcatccttggaagacctttcctagccactgTCAATGCCATCATTGATGTAGCAAAGGGAGAGCTGATTCTATAGTTATGGGAGGACCACATCTTATTCAAGATGCCTAGCCCTCACTCTCTCACTGGCAAAAGAGAAATAGTTGTGCAACACCTAGTCTTCCAACCCTCTCTCTCAGTGCAAAGCTATACAAAGCCCCCAGAAACCaattctaaatttggtgttgggcaGCCATCATCAAGCATTGAGAGTAAAGGTACTAATAAGAAAGTACCTAAAGGCTGGGGGGACAAAAAGATCCCTACTGAAGCCCTTTCACCTGAcatgagagttgtcttcactGGCAATCCAATCATTCCACACACTATGAACAAGATCTTGTTTCTAGAGCATGTGAAGCTCATCCATGAGAGCACAGGCAGGAAGTTCACTGTAATGGGcgaaattctgagttcctatccATCTTCGTAAGGAgctaaccgtcaagctagtgacgttaaaaaAGTGTTTGTTGGGAGGTAAACCAACCATAATTAaagttatttctattttttattttatttcagtatatcagtttaattttcatatttgtTTAAGTTTGTGATCATGTGCAGTAGTTAGAACAGAAATAAAAACAGTCAGAACTGGAAACAAAACAACCTAGAGCAGGTACCTTGCTGGCGTTGATCACCAGAGAAGGAAGCCAGagtgggcgttcaacgcccatgagGAGTAGCATtgctggtgttgaacgccagccagggagcatgaagttggcattgaacgccagccaggaggCACAAACCTGatgttaaacgccaagaaggaGGCTCCCAATGGCCGTTCAATGCCTTATAAGgagcatgaagctggcgttgaacgccagccaggagcAGCAGCTGGGTGTTTAATGCCCATAAAGGGGCAGAAAATTCGAATTCCCTAGCCTTCTAGAACCAGTGGGTCCCACAGAatctccacctaccccaccttcttctttctctcacttTCACTCTTCCCCACATACTCTTCACCATAAAACCTCAACCAATCACATCCATATCTCTTTCCAAAACCATAATAATTCCCACCAAACCCCACCCactttaaattcaaaatttcctACCCAATTCCTACCCATTCATTTGAAACCTAACCCATCCCACCCTTATAAATACCCTTTCTTCTAACCGTTCAACACACACTTCTTACACTAAAGCCCCACTTGGCCGCATCCTCCTGATGggtgaaaattaaaatttcacaCAAACTCActggcaagtataccgggttgcatcaagtagtaaaactcagatgagtgaggtcgatcctacgaggattgatggatcaagcaacttttgTTAGGTGAtaaatttagtcaagctaacagtGGTGAATTGAGTGAAATTGAACTAATAGAATGTAAAGTGCTCGAAATGTAAAGTGTAGAATGTAAAtcgcatcaaatgtaaagggatTGGGTGTTGGGAAATTAAAGGAAACAGAAATAACAGAGAACAAGATTCATTagggattggagatatcataatccaCAATGAATCAAACGGGTCTGAActcctttctcaatcatatgagtagatctacggaggattgaaattgattggacCCCAATTTCTTGGTAgtccaatctctctaatcacaatcaatctcgccaattccttgattcaattgtcatgagaagaggcGAGGTACATATCTCTCATCCATAAGCCACACTAACTCTCAGGATCTCAATTCCTCCCGAATAGTGTTGATCAAGAGAGTAGTGAAGGATAGAGCCTTAGTTCTAATGCTCATGATTCCCCTTTCGAGACATACACAAGCATTCACAGATTCAATCCCCCTTCCGGAGTGAATGAATCATCAATCAAAATAGAGGATATCCAATAGCTATTCAAttgaattgagaagaagaagaaattcactaaATCATGTGAATCataacagagctcctccccctaatgattGGGGTTCAATGGATCATACTTCTcagaacaattgcagaagctTAAAATTGCATGGAAGTAAATTGAAAGCAATAGGAACAGAAAGGTAAAATTGACAGAAATGAAAATTTTAGTAGAGATgcaggaaattgaaattgcaatCAAGGCAAACTAAATTTAATATagctaaaatataaaattgtagaagaagaaaaagtgtattctattctactcctactcctactcgtactgctactactactcctaatgcAGCCTTCCCTTTTCTCAGATCCTCCTTTCATAATTAAATTGGTGCTTTTATATAGGCTTTCCTAAACTtcaaattgaaataaaattcaaaataaattacaattaaatgaaattcctattctagatgattcttgtggtcTTCATTGAGTGATCGAGTGGGCTTGCTTGCTTATAGTTCAAAGGGGCTTGAAATGAAGCTAATTTGAGCAGAAATTCACTTCCAGAAGAGTGTAGCGTTCATTTGGAGAACGGAGCATTCGGGCACCCATGCGTATGCGTGCTATACGCTTGCGCTCCCTGGTATTTTGGCtcactcacgcgtacgcgtcactcacgcgtacgcatcacttACAGCATTCGCTTTGAGAGCGTAGCGTTCGCGAAATGAAAGCTCATTCCATGCGTATGTGTGGATTGCAAAATGTCAAATCCACGCTGTTGCTCAACCCATGCGTATGCGTGCGTGTTCCCAAAAATTACATCCAACGCGTATGCGTCGATGGCtaaatttcaaatcaaattttgaaaatcatCATAGGTGCTCATTCGAAGTGAACATAGCGTTCATTGCTGGTGAACGCTGATCCTCCTTCCACCCGTGCGCGCCATGCATGCGTACGTGTGGATCTTCAAAAGTGTCATCCTCCGCGTAAGCGCGTTGTCGCGTGCGCGTCACTTGTGAACGTAGTATTCATCAACTGAACGTAGCGTTCTCCTgcacttcttccttctttgtttCTTCCTCTCATTTTTTCACTTGTCATCAATCAGACATGCCATCAAAGCCTTGGCATAATCATCAAATCTTGCATCATTCATATTATCAACTAAATCTtgcaaaaatctcatgaaaatgcataaaatcaacaatgtttgattaatttaagacaagcatgaatttctcttccaagcatTTACTTCTTGCCTAAAAATGCATGAAAACCAAGCAACAACAGATAAAAACTGCTAGTAAAACATGCACaagatgacatgtcatcacaacaccaaacttaaagcttgcttgtccccaagcaagaaaggAATCATGTAGTAAAGTTTGACAAACCAAGGTGAGAAGAATAGCAATTTTTATGTTCATGGTTGGCTAGTTTTCTGTGCATGCagcaatcacaaaagaaattcAAATAATTGATGtttctatctagcttatttatgaaatcttttctttctatttcttccttgaagcaagcttttcattctcttcttagcttctccttttgggttctTTGCACcatgagttgaaaacaaagctacgactctaaatgctttgttttcaagtattaccacttgatacataaacaccacaagcatttaattagaggacttctttaaacttatttgtttcttttctttactctctaatcattgatgcttagagccttgagctttgaggcagtgcttttgcacttgagcctaactttgacttctaagtgttttgtattTAAGCTTTTTGcctgatacataaacaccacaagtacttaacaaataaattgtcattggtactcaaaGCCTttagctttctcattctttcctttttctttttcttgccttATTTGCATTTGCTtccttcaaggttttcatgatttcaaaaatttcataaaacGTCTAGATGAAAActcacaactagaaaatggattaatacagacagatttacagacggatttagtctttattatagacggatttttggttaccgacaaaattaccgacggattttgtccctctgtaaaagccccgtcagaaattatttaccgacggattttttccgtcggaaaattacagacgaatttttaccagttaccgacggattttcccTCTGTAAATTCTGCATCCATTTTTTCGAAGGCGACGAACTTTCCgacagattttccgtctgtaattacagacggatttttcgacagatttttcgtctgtaatttccgacggattttccgtctgtaattatagacggattttccgacggattttctgtcggtaattacagacagatttttcaAACTTTGTATACAGAcaaaaaatccgtctgtaattccATCAGcaaggtaattttttttttggattttttcatTGCAAAATACacctttttcatacaaaataaatataaatttaataaataaaatttttttatctaatttgtattcgaatatttataatatttcaaaaaataaacaaatttattgTATTATCAAACTGAAAGAAAAAAGTAATAAACAAGGAAGCcaatataattcaaaaaataaacaaagtgtattgatacatcatctataataataaataacaacTATACATCAATAAAATGTTTTAATACATCAActataattcaaaacataaattcAGTGTATTGTTCTTATAGCatcatataaattttaaatgcCAGGATCAGCTAAGAACGAAGCCACCAAGGAAGCCAAGAAGGTTGAGAGTTCCCATTAAATTGGTAAATATTGTAGCAGATTTAGCTGATGGAAGATTCAAAATTCCAACCAAGAATGTGACCAAGTTCATAGATATTCCCATAACACATTCTTTCAGCTAGTTCAGTTCTTGCATAGTGAAAAAAAGTATGCAAATTTAGAGAGTGTGTAAGAGAGAAGTGAATTTTTGAGAGCACCATACAAAAGTTCCATATTGCGAGAGACTGAAAGAACAAAAAAGgtataaatttaaaagacaTGCCAAATAGGATAAATATTGAAAACAAAAGGATAAAAAGGATAAAAGGAACTAATAAGTATTGAAAACATATGGCAAGCAAATTTCTTAAGTATTGAAAACAAAGGATAAAAAGAGTCACtaaaattatagatattaaGAAAAGGAACTAAAAAGATTATAGATATTGACATTtgcaaatcatataaaataccTGAGATGAATCAGCCACTGATGCTAAAGCAGTTAAGGCGCCCCCTTGTACCATTTGCTTACCATTCTAAAGTTTCATGTTCACTACCTTTGAGCAACCCTCAGCAATTTGAGCAAGTGCAATCAATGCAGCATGGCGTTTTTGCCACTCAGGAGCAACTAAATAAGCAGGCAACTGTTCAGATGCAACCGGGACAATAGTATTCCCACCCCAGTAATATCGAAAGCCTATCCAAATACAACATAATTATATTCATCTACATTCTTATAGACCAGaatcccaaaatttcaaaatattagaAATGATTAAGTATTTTAATACTACTACAAGTCTCTATCAGTAGCAAAAAAACTAAGCCtaacaacaacaaaaagaaaaatcaagaacATGCTAAACAGGATCAAGATTTTCCACATCATAAATAAAGGTGCTGCTTTGTATTGATTAAGTTTAAAGCATACCTTATCAAACACAAGCTTATCAAATAAAGGTGCTGCTTTGTATTATGGAAGGCCCTTCTCTAGATTTCTTAACTTGCTGTTGTTAGAGTCAAGATTAGTTTACATATGAATTGGTAATTAAAACTGTCAAAGAGATTAATTAGTGATAAAAAATACTAGTTATATGCATAATGAAACAATGGTAGTTtggaatatatatattaactaatatACTAACCTTGTTCATGTTGAGAACACTAAGAAGCTGGTTTTTGTATTCCACTCCCTCACACCTGTGAATGGCTGAGGTTAAGCCATGGTGGTTTGTTTGATCCCTCTTTAGTGTGTTTATGACCTAAATCACCAGTCATAACAAGAACAGAAAGGAACAagaacatgcatgcaaattcCAGATAAAAATCTCAGCAATTCAGATATATAGttcataaacaaatttattctatatcacaatcatagaaattGTTATGTTTCAGATTTCACAAATTACAAGAATATACAAAATTCATACCTTAGAATTTAGAAACCCAGTTCTCTGCAGCAGCAACAGAGAAGGGACAAGGATAAGGCTAGGGATAATGAAATCAGTTCAGTCATTAGATCAAAACACCTATTTCAAAAAGCACATATATCTATCTAATTATCCACTGAGACTAATTAACAAACATTTGATGTGCATGTTAGCTCAAACCAACAAATAAGCAAACCATCGAACACTTGGTGTGCACAGCAAAATTCATAGagggaagggaagaagaaaaagaaaaaacgtACGAGTGTTTCTCTGAATTCTTGTTGTGCGATCTTGCGCTCCGGAGCTCTGATCTGCAATTGGAATCATTTAATTTATACTTCAGATAAGCAATCAACTCATCCAAATAATAgtattatctaattttttttaattaggtggAGGATACAAACAAAGCATTCATGATTTAATCAAcaattaagtattttttttccCCATAACTAAAGAATTAATTCATGTAAGAATAATGTTTGTTTCgcataaaaaaatcttaacaTAAGATTGATGCCCATCACTTGGATCTGAAATTATATTAGatttaaacaaataaacaaattgaaaaataaaagagatgtGGGTGCTTTTCCACTTTGTAGTTCATGTGCTAACTTGATCCTGTGGTTCTCTAGCTTATTAAGAGTTATCTCTATTAACTCCATTTACTAACCgtctcaaataaaaaataaaataaaatggtGCTAGACTAAGGAAATTAAACTCAATCAGGAAATTACAaagaaattaaacaaataaataaaataaaagacatAAATAATCATCATTGGATATTGTGATGAAAACCAAAATCTAATTCATTGCTTTTTTTTCAGTTTCTACATGGTAAATGGCTAGAACAACAAATCCTTCACAATCACACCCCAATAATTAATcatgaaaaagaaataaaatctcCATCCCCAATTAAAAACCACTACACTAGCTATAAggactaataataataatactataGTCTATACTAGTATCTATAACAATAtttaacaataacaacaacaataataataatgttattaattaaatattcatAGTGATTCAAGAAAACTAATTGGGAATCACTGTCAATTGGATCTTTGCCTAAGATATTACCATGGAATAGAATAAAGTGAAATTTGtgctttttttatataattggTTTTGTGAAGACAGTTTTTATTCCATTTCTACTTCACCTTGTTGTCATTTCTCTAATTTTAAATCCTTATTTTATTGAGGGAACCAATGGTTGCAATAATACATTAGCCAAACAAGAGAGAAAACAAAGTCAGAGATTCATATAACTCATCTAAAAAAAACAACGTGGCAATAAGCAAGAGCAGCAAGAAAATATAAGTTACTTGAGACAAGAAATCCAAGACGATTGTGTCCATCAAGAGCATCGATAGCAGGCATAACAAAATTAACTTTTAAACGGAATAAGCTCCTTTGGCATTTTCATAATGTTGGTTATGACTGCATCTAGTCCACTGATGTAGTATAATAATCTAAAGATGAAACTAACGGAGATCTCCATGGCTGTCATTTAACTCTTGAACTCTCAATAATTAAGCAGCACAAtaaattatatgaaattcacCTCTTTTACACTTTCTCCACTCTTCATAGAGAACAGTAACAAGAAAGTCGGACCAAATACCTCTAGCCTCCTCCATAAGAGCAGAATCACAACTATTAGGCACCTCTCCACAAGATCCCTACTCCTTAAATAGTCGCCACTTCAATTTTGACCTAAACATCAAGACTGAAATCACTACCAATAGATAACAAGAAATCACAAGTTGATATCAATTCTGAAGGAAGAAAATGGaatcaagaaaaataaaatgcttACCTAATGATAAACCTACAACAAGCTCAATCAGCATCAACAGCAATAAGAAGATAGAAACTGCGAAGAAAAATTGATAAACCTAAAATTGGCACAGAAAAATTGAGCCCTAagcaccaaaatcacaaaatcagaTTATACCTGAAATTGACTAAGGGAGCAAACGCAACAAGAGCGGCGGTGGAGAGAGCTCTGTGACGACGGCGATGAAGGGAGCAGATGCGATGAGAGAAGCGGAGGGAGCTCTGCAACAATGGCGACCAAGGGAGCAGACGCGACGAGAACAGTGGCGGAAGGAGCTCGTGCGATGCAAGAGATGACAGAGAGATCGTGCGATGTGAACGGTGGCAACGGTGGAAGAAGCTTGTGCGACCAGAGAAGAAGCAGCTCGTGAGGAAGAAGCTCGTGTGTGAAGTGTGAATGAACGTGTGTGAAGTATGAATGAAGCTCGAGACACTAGGGTTAAATTAGCTCTCCATCAATATTTTTCgacgaaaaattttaaattacagacggattttccgtttGTAATAACTTAATAAAAGGAAGcgtttttgtttatttaattacagacggattttccgtctgtaattattTTCCAcggaaaaaaattaattttttcggCAGAATTATCGACGGATTCTTTTTTCGcctgtaatttatgctaatttattttttttgttttccgacaAAAAATCTCTCTAAAATTCCGTCTGTATTTCTGTGGGATAAAATTCGTCGgaaatatccgtctgtaataactagttttctagTAGTGACTTCAATTAATTATATTCCGATGCAATCGAacaacaattaatcatactgGCCTTCTAATACTTGTATGCCCATGCTAGCTCGtatttaattccttgtttgtttatgattaTAATACTTAATTGCTTTTGaactcacaaaactcaagttggtagtcataatgtcacagcAACATGTTACAATCTAGCAATCAAACTATGCTTATTCACAAATCACATGCATACAAAGAAGatagaagacaatcatgcaattttaaagtgctggaaataagTAGGAGGTAAAAGGAGCATTACCACATTGTAGTTCATTTTTACtgttgttgtcattttcctctaATTCTTCCCCTTCgtataccaaacttagaatgcttgcttattgatgagcggataatttatacgctttttgacactgtttttagtatgtttttagtatattttagttagtttttattatatttttattagtttttagttaaaattcacttttctgggctttactatgagtttttgtgtttttctgtgatttcaggtattttctggctgaaattgagggacctgagcaaaaatctgattcagaggctgaaaaggactgcagatgcttgaaagggggtagtggtttcaactcttgttgtggtgcctcttcttttgtaacttcacttggttcctttgATGCTTCCAACCTATTCTcttcttgtcccttgatgttatggacttcttcttgtttcaattgatggtttgtgtcaagcacttcttcaaccaaagaatctaccacatcaatcctcatgcaattttctttctcaacagggtgttgcattgctttaaagacatttatggtcatttgctcatcatgcactctgaaaatcatctctcccttttccacatcaatgattgttctagctgtggccaaaaagggtctaccaagaatgactgaattgtttccctcttcatccatgtctaggaccacaaaatcagctgggaatatgaagtttcccaccttcaccaagaggttctcaactactccatttggtactttgatggatctgtcagcaagttgaagtgacatccttgtgggtttaagctcttcaatcatcattttcttcatcatggtgagtggcattaggttaatgcttgctcccagatcACAAAGTGACTTGTCAacagccatgctcccaatcgtgcaaggtatgagaaagctgccagggtctttgagttttggaggtaacccttgttgaatgatggcactacactcttgattgagaaccacggtttctttttcttgccaactcctcttcttggtgatcaactccttaagaaactttgcatacaatggcatctgttctagagcctctgccaatgggatgttgatttcaagtttcttgaagatctctAAGAACCCCTAATGTAT
Above is a genomic segment from Arachis stenosperma cultivar V10309 chromosome 1, arast.V10309.gnm1.PFL2, whole genome shotgun sequence containing:
- the LOC130979722 gene encoding uncharacterized protein LOC130979722; protein product: MAVEQNNRGDVRKVFGDFTAPTSDFYERTATRSTQDTSCDGDACDPDQLIMKEVNYMGKPYGNTYNFSWRNHPNLSWKDQQKPQQGFNNNQGGRTQNRFNNRPSFPYSQQQMEELRIETRSSIRNFEVQVGQLSKRIPETPPNSLPSNTEVNPREECKAITVEDEAESEWDNLALNASKEVLTGRSMPQEAPSLALNANKEGLTGRSTPTNQFPLEELKATKAHEDTTKVPLNVLSQIMDYKDHSFFNEEEETREEQVTQYLGLLMKLNAKFFGTGPLEEEPLVLTKELNTLVQAARISLEIVDKLIKKAYGLVEDVLVKVENLYIPADFIILDTGEEEDESIILGRPFLATVNAIIDVAKGELIL